GGCGGCCACGCAGGCCCGGGAGGCGTGATCGGCCTGCGCCACCGGCGCGCCAAACATCGCCACCACGGCGTCCCCGATGTATTTGTCGAGCGCCCCGCCCTTCTGGGTGATGGCGTCGGTGCAGACGGAAAGATACTGGTTCATCCATTCCACCAGTTCCACCGGCGAGAGGGATTCCGCCGTCTGCGTGAAGTTTTGAATGTCGCTGAAATACGCGGTGATCGGCACCTCCGATCCGCCGAGTTTCGGCTCCTCGCCGGATTCCACCATCTGGTTCACCAGTTCGGGGGAGATATAGGTGCCAAACATTCCCTTGATCCGGCGCTTCTGTCCCTCCTCCTCGACGAGTTGCATGACGATGGCGGCGAAGCACGTGGTAAACGACGCGCCCAGCGGCGCGATGACGGGGAGTATCCAGTGCCCGTGGCCAAACGCCTCGAAGGAAATCCACACGTAACCGACCATCAGCAACATCGCCACGCCTTTCCAGATCACCCCGCGCGCCCCGCCGGCCAGCGACATGGCGCAGACGACGGCGGTCGTCCCGAGGATGATCAGAAACGAAAACACGGGGGCCGGATGCCGCAGGAATTTTTTGGAAAAAATCGTCTTCAACAAATTCCCATGGATGCCCACCCTCGGCACCGGATAGTCGTCCAGACTGGTCGGCGCGGTGTCGAACAACAAGGGGTCCACGGGACCGATCAGCACGATCGCGCCCTCCATCACGCCGAGCAGCCTGGCGGCCGCCTGGCGATCCTCCGGTATTTCCGATTTCAACATCCGCGCCGCCACCAGCACGTTGGTGAAGCTCATGCGCAGGTTGTGCGGCGATTCCCATTTGGAAAACCAGTTCACCTCCAGGTCCTGCCCGTCCCGCAACGGAATCTCCGCGAGCCTCGCGCCGTCTCCGCCGACCAAGACGATGCGCCCGTCCTCCAGCCGGATGGCCGAGGGCGGCAGCTTCCAGTAGAGCCGCGCGATTTCCAGCGACATGTGCCACCATGTCATCGGGCCGACCTGGGCAAACATCGGCACCTCGCGCGTGCTGCCGGCCATCGTGTCGATCAACCCCACGTTGGGCGCGTTATAGATGCGGTTGCCCACGCGAAACTCGGGCAGCTCCGGCGGTTCGGGCTCCGCTTCCGGGGGATCGAGCACGCGCGGAAACTGGCGCACGATGGGCATGCCGTTGATGTCCCGGTCATCCGCCGCGGCATAGCTGGCCGCCACGACCACGGGCGGCTCGGGTTGCTGAAAGAGATACTGCGCCAGCCGCCACGTGCCGCGCTGGAAACGCTCCATGTCCGCCACCTCGGGCCGGCCGCGCTCGGAAAATATATAGTCGATCCCGACCACCCGCGCCCTGCCCTCGCCCAGCACCGCCTCGCACACATCGGCGAAATACGCCCGGTCCCACGGCAGGTTGCCGATGTCCGTGATCGATTTGGAATCGATGTCCACATACACCACCTTCAACGGAGGCGGCAGCTCACCGCGCCATTTGAAGCGCCAGTCAACCGTGAAATTCTCCAGAAACGCCAGCCTGCCCGTGTAGTGCAGCATGCACCACAGCGCCGGAATCGGCAGAATGAGGAGCAGGCGCAGGAGCAAAGCCTTGGACGGGCGTGGCACGGAATGGAAACGTAGGCCGGCGGCATGCATCGCGCCAGCCTGGAATCACTTGGAAAGCGGAAACTTGCGGGCTTCCCGGCTATTCGCCGTCCGTCGGCGAAAGACGCGGCGGCGGCACCTGCGCCCCGGGCGCCGACGGCAGCGGCGCCATGCCGGGACCGGCGCTGGCGGCGGAATCGCCGCCCGGGTCCTGCCCCCCTTCCCCGCCATGCGATATGATTGCGGAAGCCGCCGCCGCAAGCATGTCCTGCACCGCCTGCCTGAGCGCGGCCAGATCGGCGGCCGAGGCGTTCCGCACCATCGGGCTCGCGAAGCTGGCCGCGTCCACCCCGCCGGTGCCGCTGTCAAAATGGATGTTGTCGATGCGGAGTTGTTTTTCTCCGGGCACGGAGGTCGGCGCGGCGCGCCCCTCGACCTGCGTTTCGATTTCACCCTCAAGCATGACAAGGTCGAACGTCATCATCCGCTTTTTCGCGCCGGCGCCCGACGCGCTGCTCTGCGCGACATGGCCATAGCGCCTCGGGCCGAGCGGCTGCGCCTCCCGCGCCTCGCGGAATCCCAGCCGGAACGCCGTGCCGCGAATGCCGGCCACACCGACCGGGGTCTTGATGCTGAAACTGGAGCCGTCTTCCGTGTTGAGCTTCTTCACGTCTGAGATGATCTCGCCCCGCTTCAGGTGCAGGCGCGTGGTCGAGGCGGTCGGCTCCCGTGAAATCTCCGTCACGCGAAACGTGCCGGCAAAGGGCTGCTGCGAGAACTCTTCGACCGCCAGTTCCGAACCGCCGGCAATCGTCAGGGTGGCGCCGTTCGAAAGAACGAGCATCACGCTTGCGTTTTTGTCGGTGATGATGGTTTGCCCGGCGACCACGCGGGCGCCCTTGGCCAACGGCGTGCGCGCGGCACCGCCCGGTCCCGTCGCATAAGCCACGCCTGTCACCCGAATGACAAGGATGGCCCCGTCGTTTTTTTCAGACGGAGCCGGGGACTTTTTGACCGCCGGGGTGTGCGCCGGCCCGGCGGCGGCGCATTGCAAGGCTGCGGTAATCAAAAATAACCGTGCGATCCAGGTTAGTGTGCAGGAGATACGGGACATGTTTTGCCCAAGTTGATGAATTTCTAAGGGTTTGCGCGTAAGTACGCGAGCAGGACTCTGGCGGCTTCATAACCGGGGTCAAGACGCAAACATGTTTCAACAGAGGTGGTGGCCTGAGAATTCGCGGATGGATTCAACGCCATATGATAGGCCTGATGATACCATGCGAGGGCGCTGGCCGGCGCCAGCTCCAGCGCGCGAGCGAACGCTTCGCCGGCCTCGATCCAGCGTTCCTGCACATCGAGCGCGACTCCGAGGCGTATCCAAAATTCATATACGACATCGGATTGGGCGAGGGCCGCGCGGGCCGCAAGCTCAGCCTCGCGGCCATAGACTTGCGCGTTGTCCGGCTCCAGTCTCGACCAAAGCGCATTGGCGTAGGCGATGTCCGCGCACGCCTGCGGATTGTCGGGCAGTCCGGACGAGAGTCCGAAGAGCAAGCCCTCCGCCCGCGCCAGGATGGCGCGCTGATCCTCCTCCGATATATCCGGCTTCGCCAGCGAATCGATCAGCGCCCT
This genomic stretch from Termitidicoccus mucosus harbors:
- a CDS encoding adenylate/guanylate cyclase domain-containing protein, which gives rise to MPRPSKALLLRLLLILPIPALWCMLHYTGRLAFLENFTVDWRFKWRGELPPPLKVVYVDIDSKSITDIGNLPWDRAYFADVCEAVLGEGRARVVGIDYIFSERGRPEVADMERFQRGTWRLAQYLFQQPEPPVVVAASYAAADDRDINGMPIVRQFPRVLDPPEAEPEPPELPEFRVGNRIYNAPNVGLIDTMAGSTREVPMFAQVGPMTWWHMSLEIARLYWKLPPSAIRLEDGRIVLVGGDGARLAEIPLRDGQDLEVNWFSKWESPHNLRMSFTNVLVAARMLKSEIPEDRQAAARLLGVMEGAIVLIGPVDPLLFDTAPTSLDDYPVPRVGIHGNLLKTIFSKKFLRHPAPVFSFLIILGTTAVVCAMSLAGGARGVIWKGVAMLLMVGYVWISFEAFGHGHWILPVIAPLGASFTTCFAAIVMQLVEEEGQKRRIKGMFGTYISPELVNQMVESGEEPKLGGSEVPITAYFSDIQNFTQTAESLSPVELVEWMNQYLSVCTDAITQKGGALDKYIGDAVVAMFGAPVAQADHASRACVAACRVHQRLGELRKQWMLDFGARWGGVWRMCTRIGLNTGVAVVGNMGSRSRFNYTMMGDTVNLASRLEAVSRIYGVDTLVAGSTRAEAERAGCPCVFRLLDTVVVKGRSQPVDVFEVMGLAEELPPMALECRGLFGEGLELYRRQDWDRAAALFMQASRLECTQTLIEGQLTPSRLFMQRCMWMKANPPPPDWNGIFTMETK
- a CDS encoding FecR family protein, translated to MITAALQCAAAGPAHTPAVKKSPAPSEKNDGAILVIRVTGVAYATGPGGAARTPLAKGARVVAGQTIITDKNASVMLVLSNGATLTIAGGSELAVEEFSQQPFAGTFRVTEISREPTASTTRLHLKRGEIISDVKKLNTEDGSSFSIKTPVGVAGIRGTAFRLGFREAREAQPLGPRRYGHVAQSSASGAGAKKRMMTFDLVMLEGEIETQVEGRAAPTSVPGEKQLRIDNIHFDSGTGGVDAASFASPMVRNASAADLAALRQAVQDMLAAAASAIISHGGEGGQDPGGDSAASAGPGMAPLPSAPGAQVPPPRLSPTDGE